From the genome of Scleropages formosus chromosome 25, fSclFor1.1, whole genome shotgun sequence:
CAGCCCTCATTCCTCATTGTTCTGTCCTAAATCCTCTGTCCTCATTCCTGCGTGTGGCCATAATCCACACACCCGCTGCACTggaatggacacacacacacacacacacacaaatgttgtGTAATCTCCCTATCCCTCCAAGGGAAACACACTGCGGGGGCAAGAAGAACACCTCCgaaggtaataataataacaactattattattatttattactattgttgttgttgttattcatATTGTGTCCAAAGGTGTCTATTTTAATTCTTTGGTAACATTTTAGGAACTTGATCATATGGAGACCATCTGGGGTGACGGAAATGGAGAGAAATGAAACAGAGAGAGGGCCCCGCTGtgtgtagcgggtctggggttcgagtcccgcttggggtgccttgacgaactggcgtcccgtcctaggtgtgtcccctccccctccagcctcgtgccctgtgttgccgggttaggctccggcttaccgtgaccccacttgggacaagcggttgtagacagtgtgtgtgtgtgtgtgtgtgtgtgtgtgtgaaacagatagagagagagagagtgtgtgtctgtgcgcccGCGCGACGTATGCGGGGAGGTGGGGGCGGGGCGAAGCCAATGGGACAGTGACGTCATTCAACGGCACACACCGCCCCAGCCCGGGAGACACCCTCCACACCAGCCCTCCGTGAGCTTCTGGTCGCCCATCCTGCGGAACTTCAATCCGACCCGGAGATGCAGCGGCGCGGCGGCGGGGTGCGCGCGGCGAGCGCGCTCGTGGTGCCCGTGCTGCTGGCGGCACTGGCGACCGCATCCCTGGACCCCTTCGACAACCAGCTCGGGGACATCAGCTACTGCAAACAGCGGTGCGACGCCACCCTGGGGGGCAGGAGCGGCGCGCGGGTGAGTGACAGCTCGTCGCGTGACAGATGGATCCCCCCCCAGCGCGATCCTACCCTGGTGGTACCGTGGTACGCGGGCACGGCCGTGGTCCGTGTCCTGTGGTCCCTCATGGCAGCCGTGGTCCATTTTTACCGCGTTCCTGCGGCCGCGAGCAGCAGCGAGAGGCGTTTTCATAATCATCACACGGTTATATTGTTACACTTCTCGCCTTTGATGTGATCCTTTCATTAGCGGTGTAAACCGTGCCGGACCtcggtgagggggggggggggggtcatcacTGAGGTATTGTGCTGCATGACGCActggtgtctctgtgtgtgtgtgtgtgtgtgtgtgtgtgtgtgtatgtgtgtgtgggcgcgcGCGTGCGCGGGGGCTTAATTGGGtttgaataaacaaacaggaaCAGACTGGGGTTTTTACTGCACACACAGCCAGCGATAATTATTTTTACCTGTGTGCAAAATGAGGAGCCTCCAGtatcactgcagtgatttttcacTGACTCCTGCTGAAAGGTAGGGTCACTCCTTCTGCAGCAGGGGCACTGCAACACTGCAACACAACACTGTCGCACTGCAACACTGTCATGCTGTAATACTCTCACTGCAACACTGCGACACTGCCACACTATTGCTGTCACACTGCAACACTGTCATGCTGTGATACTCTCACACTGCAACAGTGCGACTGCAACACCGCAACACTGCCACACTGTATTGCTCTCACACTGCAATACTGTCACACTGCAACACCGCGACACTGCCACACTGTATTGCTGTCACACTGCAACACTGTGATACTGTAATATCTTAACACTGCAGCGCTGTCACACTCTTAACAGTGTAACGCCACAACACTGTATGTAACACTGCAACACTACTACATCCTATCACTGTAAGACCCTACCACTGCAACTCTGTAAACCTAACCATAATGTAACACTGTAATACTGCTACATTGTTACACCGGAACACAGTACAACTGTATGTAAATGGTAATCAGGATAAATTAGCCTCGataaaaggtgtcagctgaatataTGACAACAATGTTATGCATTACTATATGTTATTTTACGAACGAAAGATGAGGCTCAGAACCCGGGTTCGGCGCTGACCTCGCGGGGGGTCCTTCTCTCCGCTGCCCACAGGACACGGTGCTGAGCGCCTGTCACCGCGGCTGCCGCCTCTTCTCCATCTGCCAATTTGTGAACGGCAACGGCGGCCACAACGCCAGCAGGGACGAGTGCCAGGGAGGTAAGACGCACCGACAGAGGTTCGAATGGTACTGTGGGCCGGTGCAGAATGGGGTCGCAGCTCCAGAATAATCCAGACCCCTTCAGGCAAAAGGGGAACCTGTTGTAGCGTCCGAGTCGCAGACTGACCCGTCCAGCCTCTTGAGCCCACATGGGCCCTGGTCAGTCTCTCTACTGGtcagtcattgtaccggtcaGTGGCTGTGATGGTCAGTCCAGCAGCTCCTGTCAGGAGATTTCAGGTGACTGACAGCAAGTGGACAGTGAGCAGAGGAAGAGGATCGATCGATCTCTCAGAGCTCTGAGTGCAGTCGCCCCTGGGGGGTCATGAGTATCAGCCTGTGGGAGGAGGATAGGGGGCTGGACAAGTGACAGAGTCTCTCATtctgtgcacatgtgtgtgcgtgcgcgtgtgtgtgcgcacagcCTGCCAGGAGGCGTACGTACGGCCTGCTGAGCAAGAGGGCTGCCTGAACGGGTGCGAGAACCAGCCAGCGGGGGCCGAGAGCGAGAGGAGGAAGGTGAGTTGCCATCGATTGTCGCACCACccactcaacacacacacacacacacacacacgatgtccATGTACCTGCAGTGCGGTGGTTAAGACCCACGATGTCTTCCCTCCTGGTCCTCCTGCAGCTGAAAGCGATGATGCGCCGCTCCAAACCCCTCTCCGTCATGGACCTGCTCTCCAGCTGGTGCAGTGACATCGTGAGCTCGGCCCAGAGCTTCATCTCCTCCACCTGGACCTTCTACCTGCAAGCGGACGATGGCAAAGTGCTCGTCTTCCAGGTGAGCCTGAGAACCTCCGGGGtcgtgaaccagcaaccctgGTCATGAAGGACCCATCTGTTGGCCCCCGTGCCGCTTTGGGCTCCGTGGCGCAGCGACGCTGAGGGCCGGTGGGTGAAGGGGGTGCGCTGGTTCTAATCCAAACCCTTTAGACCCTTTCCTCTGTGTGACGGCAGTCAGGCCTGCAGGTCGGGTTCCTGGAGGAACGTCCACTAGGGGGCGCCTAACGGAGGTGCGCTGGCAGCTGTGTGAAGGAACCTGTGTGGCTTGAGAAgggctcccccctcccccccactaaCTCTGGGAACTGAGTTTCCTCCCTCTGTCTGCTCCATCTGTGGTCCATGTGCTGCTGTACGGTCACAGGAGACCTGTGGGAACCGGGGGGGTCGTTCTGGTCAAGGGATCCCACTCTGGTCCTGATCAGTTTCCGCCACAGGAAGTAGAAGATAATGTCATAGAAACTCTGTCAAAGTACGTTTTGAAAACACACCCTTGGGGGGGTTGCAGCCTGTCACGGCACACGTGCGTTTTGTTAGCGTGACCAGAGCAGCGTGAGGGACCTTCTCACTGACCCACGAGACGAGTGGCTAACCCTAGAACCGCCCCAGATTAATGGGCAGGAATTCTGGGGgcaaagggggaggggccagGAGGTGTGTGTCCAGGTGGCCCTACAGGTGGGGGTGTTTCTGCTCGGAGCCACAAGGGGGCAAAGTGTCTAAAGTGCTGCAGCAACAGgaacagaaacactgcagctTCCTCTCCAGGGAGAAAGTGGGGCCGCGAACACCCTGCTGCTCGTTGTCGGCTGTGTGTCGGTAGGTAAACGTACAGTGAACAAACAGTAAAGAGGTGAAGTTGTTTTACACTTTGTTGACGTGGAGACGGTCTTCACCCCCCAACACCCCGCAGAGCGAGCCGCAGATGGAGTTCTCCTTCCCGGAGCTACAGACCCCCAGGGTGGACGTGGTGGACAAGGCGTGGTCGGTCGTCAGCTCCAGCACCCAGAGACCCCGCGGTGGTGAGCGAGCCGCTCCGCACCTGCAGCCCCGACGGTTAACGCTCCGTCCTTTGACTTTGGCGCATCGTGATTGTGTCTGTCGGCTCACGTGTTGCTGcgggtggcgctgtttccctACGTGCGCAGGTGCGAGGGAGAGGTCTGCTGCCCGGGGAGGCGCCAAGGGGAGGCGGGGGGCCAACCGAGCGGAGGCCCCACCTGCCGACCACGACTTCCTGGGCTGCATGTCTCGGTGAGGAGCGGTGGGACACGTTTCCCAGAACGCTGAGCGGCAGAGCGGCCCGGTGCACCGCGGTCATGCCTTTACTCTTCTGTCCCCTGACCActgacccctgacccctccCCCATGGATGTGGCAGGCGCTCCGGCCTCCCGCGCTGGATCCTCGCCGGCTGCCTCTTCCTCTCTATCGTGGTGATGCTGTGGCTGAGCTGCGCCAGTCTGGTCACGGCGCCTGACCAGCGAGTCAGGACTCAGGTACGAGGGGGGTACGGTACCGCCGGAGCAGCGTCTGAAACACGCGTGACTCGAGTCCTTCCCATTTCCCTTCCAGCTGAGCATCAATGGGGACAAAGAGTTCCAAGCgggcccccccaaccccctggGCCCGGTCATCGCCGTGGCCGTGAGCCAATCTGAGCGAGGCAAGGAGGCGGGGCCTCTGCCCGTCAAAGTGGACCTGGACAAGACGGCCCTGTGAAAGGGCGCCGCGTTCAGCCCTCGACCTGGGAGtatcgacccccccccccccccccgcacacacactcccccgGTGCTTCATCGCTCTGTTTCATTGTGGAGACTCCGCATCAGCACCAGTCATTTGCTTCCGTCCGTCTGCGGATCGCgtcccactgctgctgttcacTTTTCTGCCAGTCAAAGTGTAGATTAGGCCTGCAGAGGTAGGGAGTTGGGAGGGCTCGCCCTTCCTAacagcaacaacacacacacacacacacacacacacacacagagcaagttTAGGGCTCATACTCATTCTGCAGCTTTTTCCTGGTCCCATCACAGCCCTGGATGCAGGTACCGAAGTGGCCTTTCACACGCTGGACATAGGTTCCAATCCCAGTTGGTgaaggtacttgtcctaaattaatgcagtaaaaattaccctgcagtgtaaatgagtaaatcagtgtaagaatcTTAGAGCACAAGTTGTCTGATggagtaataaataataagcaaGAACATTTTAAGTGCCACTGTGTGTAGAacgagtgggtgtgtgtgtgtgtgtgtgtgtgaggcttaGACACTTGCTGCACACCGCCCCGTGAACAGCTCTCGGTCCACAAATGCACCGACTCATTCGCTCAGAATCGGCAGGAAACGGCCGCTTTGCACCCGAAGCTTTGATTTGTGGCTATCGATGGGTTCGAATCTGTGGCTCGAGATCTCCACGGCGACGCTGAGTCGTCACTCGTCGTGGTCGGGCGGCAAGGAAGCCGACGGGACTACACACGTGCTGCCGATGAGAGCCGTTCCCGCTTTCCGTGAGCAGCTCTGAGTTCTGTCCTCCTTCGATCGGAGCTGCAGCCTCTCTTTCGGTTCCTCTCACCCTTTGCGTGTAGCAGCAGTGCATGTGCGTTCGTCACGAGGCCCCTGTAGGCGTGCGCGCCACGTGCTCAGCCGTGCGGGACCCGGCCGCAGACGGACCCCGTAGTAACGCTTCAGTGCTGCGAGAAACCGCCGGAGAAGGTACCGGAGGCCAGGCAGTATTTTTCAGAGCGCCAGCGTCATTCGGGGCCCAGTGTCATCATGGTTGTTTTGGGAAAcgtgaaacaaaataaagtgttttcacAAAACACCCAAATCTGTGCTGTTCTCACTGCTGGACACCTGTTTCTCGGACTGTGTTTTGCATGTGTTCTTTGCCGTATGTACAGTAATGAACAACAGGCAGCATCTGACTTTTATTCATGTGTgcagcatacatacatacatacatacatacatacattttctgaaccgcttgtcccatacgggggtcgcagggagccggagccaaacccggcaacacagggcgtaaggccggagggggaggggacacacccaggatgggacgccagtctgtcgcaaggcaccccaaacgggactcgaaccccagagccaccagagagcaggacccggtccaacccactgcgccaccgcgcccccccccgtGTGCAGCatattattgcacaaaaaaacatttctgagcTCAAGTACaaattcagaaatgtattttttacatccAATTGACTTAACATCAAACGGTCTATTTTTCAGGCTGTATGAGAAAAATAAGTGCCAGGTGAATTGTCATGGAAcaagtgtgtgtcatttttgtgtgtgtgacacacgaATGAatttaaaaggcaaacagaaGGAATTCCGACGAAAGCGCGACGATTACGTCACTGCCTTTGTTGCGCGTGTTCCACCAGTGGCCGCTAGAGGGCAGCGCTTCCCTCACAACTCGACCCTCAACTGATGGATGACGTTTTTATGAATATGAAGCATATTTTCTTCAAGTGCACCGTAAACGTCCTGATATTGCAAAGTGCActtgagaaagaaagagatctgaaaacaaacaaacacataatatGCCCTAAACgcctttttaactttttttctatGGATTCAGCTGCCTGGATGCAAATaactcttttgtgtgtgtgtgtgtctcgagCTGAGCCCCTTCAAACGCACCACTAATACCTCGGACCCCCCATGCGGGACCCTGTGGCGTCAGCAAGAATTTCCCATGAGCCCCCGGGAGAGCCCTGACTGCTGCGCTGCCCTGCGCTCTAGGTGGGGGCTGCGGGTACTCGGCGGTGATGCCTCGCGCTCCAagtgctgtgtcacagtgatGAGCCGCGCGAGCCTCTTCCGCGTGCCGGGAAGCACCTGTTGACAgggcagccaaaaaaaaaaggcacctgGTTTTACAGCCTCAGCGGTGGAAAATGCGGTATTTTCCTTCACTGGGGGCGTCCGGCGCTGCCCCTATCTCACCTTTGGCCACCATGGCGCTCGAGAGGCCGCTGAGACCCCCAGGGACCCCCGGGGCAGCACGCACGTGGAGTGCAGGGCCAGTTAGGGGCTCGTGGCCACAGCAGGTTGTGCAAAAAATCACATCCGACGCGGGGGTTTTGAACCCGATACTAGACAAGAGTTTAttctctctgccccccccccaccagaaaGGGCAGGTTCCCCGGCATCCAGGAGCTGCTGGCAGAGAAATATCGATCAGTTCTGATCACATCATTCATATGGCCTCGTCCGCGTGGATGGACTGAAGGACAGGGGCTCCGTGACACGAGCCGTCACAGCCGCTGCCCCCTGCGCGTGACCTCCGACATCCACTGTTTTCTTCCAAACTGT
Proteins encoded in this window:
- the LOC108921419 gene encoding transmembrane protein 59-like, yielding MQRRGGGVRAASALVVPVLLAALATASLDPFDNQLGDISYCKQRCDATLGGRSGARDTVLSACHRGCRLFSICQFVNGNGGHNASRDECQGACQEAYVRPAEQEGCLNGCENQPAGAESERRKLKAMMRRSKPLSVMDLLSSWCSDIVSSAQSFISSTWTFYLQADDGKVLVFQSEPQMEFSFPELQTPRVDVVDKAWSVVSSSTQRPRGGARERSAARGGAKGRRGANRAEAPPADHDFLGCMSRRSGLPRWILAGCLFLSIVVMLWLSCASLVTAPDQRVRTQLSINGDKEFQAGPPNPLGPVIAVAVSQSERGKEAGPLPVKVDLDKTAL